From the genome of Solidesulfovibrio carbinolicus, one region includes:
- the nifE gene encoding nitrogenase iron-molybdenum cofactor biosynthesis protein NifE yields MEQAIFEERRDQIHRTGEGPFELACNRDSLAGAVSQRACVFCGSRVVLYPIADALHLVHGPIGCAVYTWDIRGALSSGPELHRLSFSTDLQEKDVIFGGEKKLKAALLELIERHKPKAAFVYATCIVGIIGDDVGAVCRDVAEKTGIPVIPVQSEGFKGNKREGYTAACKAMFTLTGTGDISDISPISINILGDFNLAGEIWIIRDYFKRMGVTTVANITGDGRVDDIRRAHGAALNVVQCSGATMELAKMMQDKYGIPFIRASYLGIEDMADSLYAVAEHFKDRDPGIMERAQQVVREELSVLLPQLGQYRKDLEGKKVAIYVGGAFKAFSLIKAFRHLGMKVVLVGSQTGTKEDYEELAAICDPGTVIVDDSNPLELSKFVKELDVDLFVGGVKERPIAHKLGVGFCDHNHERKEALEGFVGMLNFAREVHASATSPIWRFVPRREAMAKAEAAKKEAL; encoded by the coding sequence ATGGAACAGGCGATTTTCGAGGAGCGGCGGGACCAGATCCACCGTACCGGCGAGGGGCCCTTCGAGCTGGCCTGCAACCGCGACAGCCTGGCCGGAGCGGTGTCCCAGCGGGCTTGCGTTTTTTGCGGCTCGCGCGTGGTGCTCTACCCCATCGCCGACGCCCTGCACCTGGTGCACGGCCCCATCGGCTGCGCCGTCTACACCTGGGACATCCGGGGCGCGCTGTCCTCGGGCCCGGAACTGCACCGCCTGAGCTTTTCCACCGATCTCCAGGAAAAGGACGTCATTTTCGGCGGTGAGAAAAAGCTCAAGGCCGCCCTGCTCGAACTTATCGAACGCCATAAGCCCAAGGCGGCCTTTGTCTACGCCACCTGCATCGTGGGCATCATCGGCGACGACGTGGGCGCGGTGTGCCGCGACGTGGCCGAGAAGACCGGCATCCCGGTCATCCCGGTCCAGTCCGAAGGCTTCAAGGGCAACAAGCGCGAAGGCTACACCGCCGCCTGCAAGGCCATGTTCACCCTGACCGGCACGGGCGACATTTCCGACATCAGCCCCATCTCCATCAACATCCTGGGCGACTTCAACCTGGCCGGCGAGATCTGGATCATCCGCGACTACTTCAAGCGCATGGGTGTTACGACCGTGGCCAACATCACCGGCGACGGCCGGGTGGACGACATCCGCCGGGCGCACGGCGCGGCCCTCAACGTCGTGCAGTGCTCCGGGGCCACCATGGAACTGGCCAAGATGATGCAGGACAAGTACGGCATCCCGTTTATCCGGGCTTCCTACCTCGGCATCGAGGACATGGCCGACTCCCTCTACGCCGTGGCCGAACACTTCAAGGACCGCGACCCGGGCATCATGGAACGCGCCCAGCAGGTGGTGCGCGAGGAACTCTCGGTGCTGCTGCCCCAGCTCGGACAGTACCGCAAGGATCTTGAAGGCAAGAAGGTCGCCATTTACGTCGGCGGCGCGTTCAAGGCTTTTTCGCTCATCAAGGCCTTCCGCCACCTGGGCATGAAGGTCGTACTGGTCGGCTCCCAGACCGGCACCAAGGAAGACTACGAGGAGCTGGCCGCCATCTGCGACCCGGGCACGGTCATCGTGGACGACTCCAACCCCTTGGAACTCTCGAAGTTCGTCAAGGAACTCGACGTCGACCTCTTCGTCGGCGGCGTCAAGGAGCGGCCCATCGCCCACAAGCTCGGGGTCGGCTTTTGCGACCACAACCACGAACGCAAGGAAGCCCTGGAAGGCTTTGTCGGGATGCTCAACTTTGCCCGCGAGGTCCACGCCTCGGCCACCAGCCCCATCTGGCGGTTCGTCCCCCGCCGCGAAGCCATGGCCAAGGCCGAAGCCGCCAAGAAGGAGGCCCTATGA